CGCTCCTCTCCCTTTCTCATCCCCCCGTCGATGTGTGGTCTTCCGGTTGCAGATTGCATCTCTTCCTTCTTTCCTCCCGGGCAGAATGTTCTTTCCTTGCTCGATTGGTTGCGTTTCATGTCGGAAGACGCGATCTTTACGCTCGGAATGGCGTTTCCGCAGGAAAGAGGAATTTCTTCACGCCTTTTCTCCTCATCTTGTGTTGAGGAGTACGGGCTTGGATTCGCTGAGGGATTGGGAGGAGAGGGATAAATAGAGTGGAGGAGGCAAGTGGAGAAGATGGCGTCGGAAATGGTGAAGGCGGCGACGAGCGACAAGCTCAAGGAGATGGATTGGGCAAAGAACATCGAAATCTGCGAGCTCGTGGCGCAGGATCCTGGGTATGCTTGCCATTCCCTCTTCCCCCTAGATTTCTCGTTTGGAATTATTGGTTAGCAAGCAGCGTTGAAACTTTGCTGGTCGAAGGTTCGGATAACGAATTCGATGTGGACACAATTTTTTCATGATTTCTTTTGAGCGCACGCGAGTTCATCTGGAGGAGCTATCCGTTTTTCGTTTCCAGTTGGCTACGATTTTGTTTACACAAGTAGTGGTTCATAGGTTGCCATTTGGAAAGAGTATTTTGTTTTCCTGAATGATTTGTTAATTTTTTTTTGTTCCTGTTGCTGTCACCAGAAAAGCGAAAGATGTGATCAAGTCTATAAAGAAGTGTATAGGGGGCAGGAGCAAGAACACTCAACTCTATGCAGTTATGGTGAGTTATTTTCACAGAAGCAGCCCTCTGGTGTCCTGATTCTCGCATCAGCCGCGGCGCTACAAGTAGCTAGATTAGACACAGGAACACACTCCTTGTATTTGTTTATAGATTGTAGCGGTGTAATAAGGGAGAGATGACTTAGCTCTTTACACAAGTAGCGGCCCACAAAAGAAAACTCCATGTATCCAAAAAAAAATAGGCAAGTTTTAGTAATGGTTACTGTTCATTCGATATGAAGGGGAACATGGAGGCACCTTAGGCGTTTCCTTATCTGCTGGGTTATATGTTGATTTTTATACTCATAAATTTACATCGCGATATAAGTTATCTGCTACCACAGCACCCAAATGACCTATCATTTTCCATTGAGAATTTTATTAAGCCCATCAAATGTTGACATGTGTTTTCTATGACTAACCTTCAGTCTTCATTCTATTTTTTTCAGCTATTGGAGATGCTCATGAATAACTGTGGAGAGCCTATCCACAGGCAGGTCATTGATAATGGACTTCTTCCAATACTTGTGAAGATAGTGAAGAAAAAGGTAACTTCTTTTTTTGCTGAATATTGGATAACAGTCATGAAGCTTTTGCTGATTGATGTTGACAGGATACTATCTTGGTTTCAGACGGAATTACCAGTTCGAGAAAAAATATTTCTTTTGCTTGATGCTACCCAAACATCCCTTGGTGGAGCTAAAGCAAGATTCCCTCAGTACTATGATGCATACTATGAGCTGGTGGTAGGTATCGTATTCGACATTTTCCTTAGTTTCCTTCCTTGCTATTGTGTTGAGAATTCTGTTAGCGTCATATCAGGCTGTAGGTATATGGATTCTTTTTAACTAGAATCTTTTACCTGCTCAAGTGAAATGTCTTTAAACTAGATAATTATGTGAGAATTGTAAAAATGTCGCACATACTTTTGTGATTCTGTCTTTGTTTGGAAGTTGCAAGATTGATTGCTTAACCACTTCTGTGACCCCAATATGTGCAGCAGAATTCTTCTCTTTGCCGCAATCTTCTGTTGTTACCTTACAATAGAAAGTAGCTGCTTTGGTTGCTGTAGTGTTCattactccctccgtttttatttacatgtcgtattaggtttgtcctaagtcaaacatGGCTAACTTTGACcaaatctatagaaaaataGAGCAACAGCAATACTAACCAACCTATGGACTATCAATATATATTTCATGGTGAATTCAATGAAACAAATTTGGTTCTGTACATGTTATTATTTTTTTCTATAAAATTGGTCAAACTTGGAcaagtttgacttaggacaaacctaatatgacatgtaaataaaaacagaGGGAGTACGATATATATAGCTGAAGCTATAATTTTATCTTGCATCCATAGTCTGCAGGTGTGCAATTTTCAAATCGTCCAAACGTTGTTGTCACACGAGCAGAAGTGCCAGTCCCAGAAACGAGAACAGAACCAAATAAGGAAAGGTTATCTACCCGATTGAATGAAGCTCAGCAGGAAGTGCACACTCAACCTGCTTCTGACACAAGGTACCTTCTTGCCCTTGTTAGTGACCATCTCAAGCCGCATCGTACATTTAAATTTACTCATTTCTCAAGATTCTTTTCGAaattttggttcttttggttgaAATATGCTGTTAGTTGTGCTGCAAGTTAAGTTAGCATGTTAACATTCCAGTATTTCGATATTTCCATGATGACCTCTTGTTTTGCTTTCCTGGTGAAAACCGATACATTGGCACCCCTTCTCATGCCATTTAAATAACAGAATAGTAGCTTTCTAGTGTACATGCCTTGATGCTATATTTCTAGAGTCACCTATGATGATATACGGCCTGTTCTCTGGTGTTCCAGCATGTAGTGGAGACGTGGAGTAGCCATTTGTAAGCACTTAGGTGCAACTTTAAATTTCCTTTTATAATGGTGTGTCACTTGCCCACTTGGTGATATCATGATTTATGTTCTTTTCCATTTTTGCTTCCTCTGAGCTATCCTTCTTGATTACCTTTGGTAGGAGCTAAATGCAGATGCTCAGTTGCTGATTGCAAAATAGAACTGCATGGAGCAAAAATGTTTCACGCATACCTTGAACTGTAGTAATCTTCTTACATTTCTTTGCGTGGAAATTTATAGCATGCAAATTTCTGTTCCGTGCAGGCATAGTTAGGATGCCTTAATTAGCGACTGTGGTACCCTTTAGCGTTGGTTAAGATACCTGCATAATGCAACAAACTCCGCCTCAAATGTATGGCTGTTTTTCCAATATTTTGACAGTGCAGTTTTTTTTGGGTATTTTTCAGTATAGTTCGGAAAGCCTCTAGTGTGATGGAAGTTTTAAGGGATGTGCTAAATTCTATGGATCCTAGACACCCTGAGGTATGAGTTAAATCATTCACTGCAACATCTGTTATGCTATTGATATCAGTATCATTTTCTATTTAAAACCTTTGTATCCTTTTCTTCTTAGGTAGCCAAAGTGTTTTTCGTCGTAGAGGTAGCCTACTGTGTAGTCTAATGACCTGGTTCTGTGTTCTTGTAGGGAGCAACTGATGAATTTGTGTTGGATCTGGTCGAGCAATGTACATTTCAGAAGCAAAGAATAATGCACCTTGTTATGACATCAAGGTATGGGTTCAGTTTTTCAAATGTTTCAGTTTTCTTGTTGCTTTTGCGTGGTGTTGTGCCCAGTGTTTGTGGTTGTTGGAAATCTCTCTGGTCTATATTTCCGTGTGCATGTGGGACATTTCCATTTTGTCACAGGCTTCTGATTTGCTTTTGCACTTATATTTTTGTTGTCACTATTTGTTAGGGACGAAGCTGTGGTATCACAAGCTATAGACCTAAATGAAGAGCTACATAAGGTCCTTGTGCGTCACGATGCATTGCTTTCAGTTCAGCCGACTACAACAGTAGCTTCTAAtctggaggaagaggaggaagaagatgctgAAAGTCTCTATCGGAGGTACAACTTTTCACTCTTTCGTCTGACGAGTGGTGGATGGCGGCCTCATACATAATTCTTTTTTCCCTACTGATACAGActgaggaaggggaaagctctTTCTCAAGATTACACAGATGATTCTGTACCGTCATTCCGATCCATACCAGATGAGAAGATGCGGCGCCCGCTGACCATCCAGCCGCCTCACCCCGACAAGAAACTCGGCGCGCTCAGCATCCGCTCTCTAGACCAGGAGGAGCCAAGACCCGAGCTCGCTCCACTGATCCCCCCGCCCCCCGCAAAGCACGCCGAGAGGGAGCGATTCTTCCGTGAGAAGAGCATAGACGGCTTGGCCAGCCTGCCGGGCCACATGAGGGGCCTGTCGCAGCACAGCCGGGACGGCAGCAGCTCGTGCAGCGGCAGCACCGATTACGGTGACTAAGGTTCTAGTGGCAGCAGTATATATAGGGTTTCCACCTTGGGTTGTAGGTCTCCTCCCCCCTGGCAAGGCGCATTGATGTTCGGCGAGGTTGTCTCGGCctcagcatcatcttcttcttcttcctcatgcTGACCTGTGTACACTTGGCTTGGTAGCTGATCCTTTTCTCCTCTTCTTGTCCTTTCGCTGATGACATTATTGGGAGGACCGTTGGGTCGGTGTGGTGTTGTGGGCTACTTTTCTCAGATCTATATAGATGATTGTGATCTATCTATCCGCATGGGGTATGCTTCTGTCTGAAGCATTCTCGTGCTTTCCCCTTTTGGCTTTCTGGCTGCTCTTGTATGTGGTGTAGCACTTGGTCGTGTCGTGTCAGAGACGTGCGTGCCGCTGTGTGCCGTTCAGCTTTAAGGTTGTTGCCGCCTCGGCCCTGCAGCGCAGCAAAGTGGTCGGTCAATGTCGTTGGGAAAAGCTTACCGTGCAGCGCGTGCGAGAAGCCCACCTTGAGCTGTCTGTAGATCGGAATTCCCGTGCTCTCTACATTGAAAAAAAACTGAAAAAACTAACGTACATGTGTAGGTTTGAAATAGGCCAATGTTCAGCATCATAATTGTGTATAAAATGAGTGTCACGATCGCACTTGTACTCAAAAAATTGAACAGATGAAAGAACCTGAAGTGCCAGCATGAGAAGCAACAAAAttggggggggagggggggggggggttgggtgTCACGGGCTTTTGGAAGCTAGATAGGGGCGGTGGCTTTGAGGTCCAATCCGACCCACAATCGCCACCTCTTCTTCCTCGCCAGCCATCCTCCACCCCCGCTCCCTCGTTCTCTGTCTCGGCTAGCAGCTACATACCGCGCCACCCGCCCACCGTTCATCCGGTTTTCACCACTGCCCTTCCAAACCTGTCTTTTTCTTGCCACTGCCCATCTGGGGTCCAGTCTCGCCCGCCCAGCGGCACTCCCGCGCCGcctcacctccgccgccggccgaaccgccaccaccaccggacCGCCACCGCAGCCGACCTTCTCTTCTAAGGCCGGTGGCTATTGGAATCCCGAAAACTCGAAACCCTAACCTCCGCCGCCTCGACCACCACCCCGATCGCAGGTGACCTCGCCAGTGGCCGCTCCCTCCATCTCCCATCTCTTACCGGTGGTCGTTCCCCCCACCTCCCACCCCTCGCGGCTTGCACCCTGCCGGTCTGAGCAAGGGGGGAGAAGGGGGGTGCTCCTATGTATATTTCGGAAGATGGGAAGCTACTAACGCCCAACCCACCATGGCCCATAATTGCTTTGCGCCGTCCCCCAGCCCAACAATGCAAAGCTTGGATTTTAAATCCTGTGAGCTGCATGCAGGACCACAACAGTCAGTAGAGCAGAACGCGCAGCAACAAGCTCGGGCGGATGTCGTACAAGGAAGGTGGTAGGTGTACTTTATACTCAACATTTATACAAATGTAGTTCAACAATTCCAATAAACTACTTCAACATTTTATGTGGAAATGTTGAGATAGTATCTAAAAAATGTTCAACATGTATACCAAAATGTTGAATCAATGCATTTTGAAcgttttattttttaaaatataataaaatatATTCATATTGGATCTTGTTTCGTTGTATAAAATCTAAGTAACATCATGGTTTGAATAGAATCCGAAACGCACTTATAGtttgaaagaaaaataaaatcaaAGTTTCACATCCAGCAGCCAACCAGATGCCGACACCTGTCCTGCCCCTTCACAAGCCAGCCATGCGTGGAACTAGCTGCCTCACACGCTTTCATCTCGCCCGTTTATTTCCCTTTGCACGGATCTCAAATATTGGAAAATGGATAACAAAAAGTTTTTCGAAAGATATGTAGGAGCCACGAGGGGAAGGAGATCGTGCGGCCCACAGGGTCCGCACGAATCTCAAATATCTAAAGCCCGATAAGAAACGGGCTTCCGGAAGCTAGATAGGTTTGGCGGTGTGTCAGCAGCAGCAGACGAACGTGAGAGGCCCGGCCCACAGAAGAAATGCAAAATAAAGAACTCGGTTGTTTTCTGTGCGGCCCACTAAATTAGGATCACGATCCAGTCTGGCCCATTCAGTTCGCCTCTCGCCGACGATCACGCATTTTCCCAAGTACGCCACCACTGTCGGGTTACGACACGTCCTCCCTTCCCAGCGTACGCCTTCTCCGCCGTTCCTCTCCTCTCCGTCCTTCGAATCTTCCTTCGATCGCGCGCGAGGCGAGCGATTGGGCGGCGGGCATCTCGCGAGATGGCGGCAGCGGAGGCGGACGACCCGTCGTTGGCGGCGACCCTGGAGAAGTTCCGCCTCTACGAGACGCGCGCCGTGAGTATCCTCCATCACCCGCCTCCTCATCCACCCCCCAATTCCCCATCCGATCGGACTTGCTCCGCTGATCGAATCCGCCCGGGTCGCGTGCCTGGCAGCAGAGGTTCTACGTGATCGGGAGCTCGCGGGAGAAGCGCTGGTTCCGGGTGCTCAAGATCGACCGCTCCGAGCCCTCCGAGCTCAATGTCAGCGAGGACCCCGTCTGGTACTCGCTGCAGGAGGTCAAGAGCCTCCTCCAGCGCATCGACGAGGGCAACCGCTCCACCGGGGGGCTCACCTTCGTCACCAAGGCCTACGGAATCGCAGGTCAATACCGTCCCTTTTTTTCTCACTGATCAATTGCCTGCCCAACGCATTGATTCCTTCATCCACCTCCCGCTATTTGCGCCGGATGGGATGATTGGATTTCCCGAAATGTACTTCCTCTTCGGTGGATAAATTCTAATAGTGATTTGGCAGGTTTGTTTTGGTTGGAAAACAGCATCAGGATAGATATGACTTGGATACTTTGGATACTAGAAGGCTCCTATATATCCTCGTGCAGCTGTTCCTCAATATGCTTTGTTCCTGTTTCCTCTTCGCTATGCAGGTTGCATCAAGTTTCTGGAATCGTATTACCTGATTCTAGTCACCAGGCGCCGCCAAATCGGTTGCATTTGCGGACATGCTATATACTGTATAGATGAGAGTCAGATGATCACCATCCCACACTCGTCCGTGCAGACGGATGTTGCGACCTCGAAGAATGAGCTTAGGTATAAGAAAGAGCCTTTTTTGTGCACTGTTTTGCCCGTTCGAGTTTGTACATACCAGTGTACATTTACTGATTATGAAGGTTTATACCCTCTATAACAATAGGTACAAGAAGCTTTTGGCTAGTGTCGATCTCACCAAGGATTTCTTCTATAGCTACACATATCCCATCATGCAGAGCCTGCAGCAAAATGTCACTTCTGCTGGGATGAAGGAAATGCCCTATGAAAATTTGTTTGTCTGGAACACTTTCCTGACAGAGCCAATACGTTCAAGGTGCCGCAATACTCTCTGGACAGTAGCTCTTGTCCATGGGCACTTCAAGCAGGTTAGTAATAATAAACTCTGTCACATATATGTTCTTTTCCTACTATAACTTTTTTCTATTGCATGAGGTTTTGGAATCTTGCTTGATTCATGAGCTCGAGTTGAACCTTTGTCTTTCCCATTTGTTTTCCAGGTGAGGCTGTCAATTTTTGGCAGGGAGATAAATGTTGTCCTCATCTCTAGAAGATCCCGACATTTCGCCGGGACACGGTAGGCTTTGTTTGCTTTCAAGTCATTCCATATTTCTCGATATCCTTTTGCCTTAATGTAAACTGAAGTCGTTAACCTTTTATTGAGGCTTTCATGTCCTCTTCCATTGAGCATATTTTTTTTTAATATTGCTGTTGAGTTGTCACAtgcatcttgtttcaaaatttGAAACCTGTATATCAAATACATTGAAGATCTTTATTTGGGTGAATCAGTGCTCATTCTAAACCTTTCAAATCAGCAATAATTTCCTATCATCTTTCATTCACTTACCACTTGGCACCATTTTTCTATGCTCTGCAAGTTAATACATTATCACATTCTTGTTCAATTGAAAATTTACCATCCCAACATGGTTTCTGTAGGTATTTGAAAAGAGGCGTGAACGACCATGGAAAAGTTGCTAATGATGTTGAAACAGAACAGATAGTATTTGAAGAAGAAGCTGGTTCGTTGAAGGGAAGAATGAGTGCCGTAGTACAGATGCGAGGATCAATCCCTCTCTTTTGGTCGCAAGAGGCTTCACGACTCAGTCCTAAGCCTGACATTTTTGGTTAGTAGATTTTGTGAATAATTGTTTATAATCTCAGACCAACAGACATAGTATGATGCAGGATATTCATAtattaaaataaaattttatttccttatgGTAGAATACTAGACTTGTGCATCTGAGAATGGTTGAGTTTTGGCTTTTCGATGCTCATCCTAGCCCTCAACTTCTTAAATGAACATGCTTCTAGACCTGGAATTCATAAGATTTCTCAGTGCTGTATTACCTTAAAAATTCGCTGCAGTGCAGAGATATGATCCCACATATGAAGCAACCAAATTACATTTTGATGATCTCGCCCAGCGATATGGACATCCTATCATAATACTCAATTTGATAAAGGTACATACTTGCAACTTGATTGTGCAATCCCCAAATATCTTCATTTGCTGATTTAGTTTTGATTCTCCCAAATGTTAGCTTCAAGATAAAGCTAATGACTCTCTGTGTGGGACAGTGGAAAGATCATTAACCTGTTCAATTTTCAAATGTACTTTACTTTCGTTTCATTAGGTATTTGAGACTATAATCCTAATTCCTCCATTGCACACAAGAAATGATTGCTGCACATACCACATTGATATCTGTTGATAAATACAATATTCTTTTTGTTTGCACGTATATTCATTGATTCTTCATGCCTCGCCAGTAAAATTTAGACTGTGTGTAGTCAAAACTGATCTGAACAATATGTATCTTTTTTAAGTTTTGCTTGGACATGTTAGTTCAATTTATGGTGTACCGGCGTTAGTTGTTGCTAGTCTACTTTTACTTGTTTGTATTGACAACTGACATGTTACCTTTCATCCTTAATGGTTACTCATCAAGATTTTTTGTTCTCTATGTAGACTGTTGAAAAAAGGCCACGTGAAATGATGCTCAGGCGTGAATATTTTAACGCGGTTGGATATCTTAATCAAAATGTCCCAGAAGAGAAGAAATTGAGATTCATCCACTGGGATTTTCATAAATTTGCTAAAAGGTTTTCAAATGCATCTTGCTAATTTCAAATTTATGCAAGTTCGTGCTTGTTCACATGCTAATGTTACGCGCTCTTCTTTGTCAGCAAATCTGCAAATGTACTGGGTGTTTTAGGAAAAGTTGCGGGTGAAGCACTGGACCTTACTGGGTTTTACTACAGCGGAAAGCCAAAAGTCCAGAAGAAAAGGTCAACTCAGCTTAGTCGAACTAGCACTGCAAGGTAAATATGCAATCTGTTGGAATGTATAGCTTACAACAAACAGCTATTGTATCCTGCAGATTTGTTTTTTATCAGAGAATTGAGAAATCGAATGTAAGAAATGAGCAATTTCATATATGTCTGATCATCTATCTCTACCACACTAGCAACTAGGGGGACTGAATTATATCTATCTTAGCAAACATGCGCACAATAGCACATATGCTAACTGTACACTGACAATGTTATCTTCTTTCTTTACAGGGATGGTTCCCTTGATATAAGGGTTGGTTCTGGAGATCTTTCCAGGCTCTCGAGTAATGCTGATGCACTTAGCTCTACAGGATTTCAGGATATGAGAAATGAGGCTAACAAACAAGAGCCTTTTGGTGATGCTCCTTGTTACCAAACTGGAGTTCTTCGTACAAATTGCATAGATTGCCTGGATCGCACAAATGTCGCACAGTATGCTTATGGCCTTGCTGCTTTGGGGAGGCAACTTCATGCAATGGGACTGACACATGTTTCAAAAATCCACCCTGATAGCAGCATTGCTTCAGCTTTGATGGAAATGTACCAGAGCATGGGTGATGCACTTGCTCATCAATATGGAGGATCTGCGGCACATAACACGGTCAGTAAATATTCTCAACCACATTTTAAATTAAGAATATTTGTTAGTCATTTGATATGCTCATAGGGTCCAGAAGCCATTGTTTTTTGGGGGTAGGGTGGCAGCTGGAGCTATCTCCTGTTGCCTCCTTGGTTCTTTCTCTGGTTTCAGACATTCAATACTCTCCAATGAACTGGAACTGCATCCATTTGTTTCTTTTCAGGTTTTCACTGAGAGGCAAGGGAAGTGGAAAGCTACTACTCAGTCTCGGGAGTTCCTGAAATCAATTAAACGGTATTATAGTAATGCCTATACTGATGGTGAGAAACAAGATGCTATAAATCTGTAAGTCTTTCGTGTTGCTTCATCGTTGTTGCTATATTAACCAGACAAGGCAGCTTGAGCTGTTTACTGCCAGTGGCTGCAATTTGATTACCTCCGCTGATTCTTAGCTTGGTTGTATTATCAGATTTCTGGGATATTTTCAACCACAAGAAGGAAAACCAGCTCTTTGGGAGCTGGATACTGATTACTATCTTCATGTAACAACAGCTGGGGATGACCTTATGTCCAATAGCTACCCCTCGAGGCAAGTTTTAAATGTTCTTTGGTTCAGTTGTTATGATACAACGATCTTAGTTCCTTAACAAGATGTTAACTCACAGTTCTGCACCTGGTAATAATGCGTTCATGGGATCTGGAACTGCATTGATCCCTGGAACCACATTGAGCCCTGTTCCAGCATGTAAAGAGGATTACTCAAGGATGAAACTTACTTCATTTGACAAACTTATGGGAATGACATGTAGTTCGATAAAGAATGTAAGGCTTCATTGTGATGCTGATCTAAAGCTAAGTGGAGGTGTTGGAACTTCTGGAATGGCGCCAGATGCAGCGTATGCATCCCCCCCACCCCCTCTTATATGGTTGTTGATTGAATTCATTATCTTGATATTGTCCTTACAGCATGCATATATGATTCAGTGAGATACAGCTTAAAAGCCCAAACTGGTTGTTTGGTCAAAGAAAGCATACTGAGACAATTCCAACAGCAAGAGTTGCCCCAGTTGAAAATGCGAACGAGGGAAACAAAGATGAGGCGAACGCCTCTCTCTGTGGGGAACTGAATTGGCTATCCTCCTCAGCTGAATCATGCGAGGAGGACATTTTCAGAAGGTGACTCCATAAATTGCTATAACTCTTTATAAATGACTCATTGTGAGTGGGTGTGATTGATAGCCATCATTTTTACAATCCATTGTGGATAACTTTGAATTTTTGCTGTTACCTTTCAAATATGCAGGTATCTTGCATTCACAACAGCGGATGTAGAAAATGGTTGGTATGGCGGAACACTGATATATGACCAAGATGAAAACAGCGGGGCTTACAAACATTACTCTGAACTCTGCCAGGTAAGCAACTGAATGGTTGTGGCATGCTAAAAAAATTCTCATCATCTTTGCTTCAGAATGTATAAGGCCGCTTATTTATGCTTGCGATACTGTAGGGAGCTGTCATGGATCCTTTCGAGAATGACCCCGAGAAAGAACGGCACTACGCGGAGGCCCTTAGCGTGGATCTTGACATTTCAAATGATGCTCGGGTAGAGGCAGAAATGCAAGCCGCACTGGATGACTATCAGATCATAGGCTCGGATCTCAGCATCATCCCTTCATGCCGAGCGCTAGCTGAGGATCCAAGCCATCTGACGAGGTGGATCATTGGAGACGAGAAGCTGCGCGTTGGTACTGCACAGTAGCTCGATTTTTTTGTGTGGGTGCTGTACAGTACAGGTTGCTGGATCAACTTGTGAGTCGGTGTTTGTGTAAATAATAGAAGTGATGTCTTAAACATTATCGGTCGCTGTAATTAggcattttttttttctgggaGCAGACATACAAGTAATCATTGTTTGGAGTAAGCTGAGCCTCCGTTTGCGGTTCAGTATGGTGATTAAATGGCAAGCGTAAAGCAAGCCATGATTATCTTCAGACGACACCACTTTCTTACAGAAGATTGTACTCATGTCGGATTGTCTCACTTTGCAGATAGACCACCTGTTCGTTATTTAATCTCCTCGGAATCTATCACGTGTGTAGATTTTGATTTTAAAACACAGATGACGTTGGGTCCTTGAGCTCATAAAAAGAAGAATCTTTTTCATCTATTGTGCTGGCTAATTCATATCAAGACGCACAATGTGTTTGGCAAGTCATCACATCACGTGCGTTGGTCATGCATATCTATCCATCCCATTTTTGCAAATGTTTGTGCCCTACTTCAATCCAAATTGCAAGTCGCGAGCACAAGCGTGTCATGAGGATGTAGAGCAATTCTATTATATTTGTAGAAGGAGCAGTGGTTGATGCTTGATTGTTTAGGCATGGTACTAGAACAAGTCCAAAGGAATCTGAATCCGATGTGGCACTGGTTGGAGGCTTTGTCCTTCATCCTATGTATCCTTATCCATGCTCCAAGAAAGTCACATGAAAGAAGTGAGGAGTGTGGTTTAGCAGCCGGATGCTTCGTCACCATCTCATCTCCACCAATTTATAATTTGGATGCAAGTTGCTTCCTCCTGACGCATCCAAGATTTATACTGTATATTTAACACCTCTTGTATTGAATTGGAGATTGGAACGGAACAAAACAACAACAGCTACACATCAGGTCGAAATTTCAGAGCAATTTTTGGTGTATTCACTCGTGCACAACGAGAGGAACTCTTAGtttataaataaataaatataaacaAACAAGTTGGATGTTGTTACGAATAATCTTCCATCAGAAGTTAAAGAAAAGCtggggcggcggctgcagcaGTAAAGAGGATGGAGTAGTCAGTATAGTTGCTTGACTGCTCCAGCTGAGTTGGTCGACTCGAGGCCATGGCCATGtccgcttcctcctcctcccgcgccctcctccgccggatcggcggcgcgctcctccgccgctccttctccgcctccgcggaGGCGGGAGCcgactccgccgccgccgcggggtaCCACGTGGCGGGCGGGCCCAGCTACATGCGCGGCGCCGTCTTCTGGGAGCCCGGGCGCCCACTCACGCTCGAGGAGTTTCAGATGCCGCGGCCCAAGGCTGGCGAGCTCCTCATCAAAACTAAAGGTCCCGCCTTTTTCTTCATCAAGACCAAAGAGTATAATTACATAGCTAAGAGGTCTTTGATCTAAAAACAAAGAGTTTTATTCCATAGCTGTCGCTTTGTTTCAACTTTCAGTCTAGATGGACTCGGTGGGTTCTCTGACTCTAATCCTGAATTAGAATTCCCAAGTGCCAGCTGCTGGTTAGGAATCCATGAATCAGAACTAACTTGAGCCCAAATTCTAATGATAATGTTTGCATAATCAAATGCTAAAGTGGTTGGTTTCATCACACACTCTGTGCAATGATGATTCACTTGAGTGCCTGCATTCTTTCTGTGACAACTATGGGAGT
The Panicum hallii strain FIL2 chromosome 6, PHallii_v3.1, whole genome shotgun sequence genome window above contains:
- the LOC112897394 gene encoding phosphoinositide phosphatase SAC1 isoform X2, with translation MAAAEADDPSLAATLEKFRLYETRARFYVIGSSREKRWFRVLKIDRSEPSELNVSEDPVWYSLQEVKSLLQRIDEGNRSTGGLTFVTKAYGIAGCIKFLESYYLILVTRRRQIGCICGHAIYCIDESQMITIPHSSVQTDVATSKNELRYKKLLASVDLTKDFFYSYTYPIMQSLQQNVTSAGMKEMPYENLFVWNTFLTEPIRSRCRNTLWTVALVHGHFKQVRLSIFGREINVVLISRRSRHFAGTRYLKRGVNDHGKVANDVETEQIVFEEEAGSLKGRMSAVVQMRGSIPLFWSQEASRLSPKPDIFVQRYDPTYEATKLHFDDLAQRYGHPIIILNLIKTVEKRPREMMLRREYFNAVGYLNQNVPEEKKLRFIHWDFHKFAKSKSANVLGVLGKVAGEALDLTGFYYSGKPKVQKKRSTQLSRTSTARDGSLDIRVGSGDLSRLSSNADALSSTGFQDMRNEANKQEPFGDAPCYQTGVLRTNCIDCLDRTNVAQYAYGLAALGRQLHAMGLTHVSKIHPDSSIASALMEMYQSMGDALAHQYGGSAAHNTVFTERQGKWKATTQSREFLKSIKRYYSNAYTDGEKQDAINLFLGYFQPQEGKPALWELDTDYYLHVTTAGDDLMSNSYPSSSAPGNNAFMGSGTALIPGTTLSPVPACKEDYSRMKLTSFDKLMGMTCSSIKNVRLHCDADLKLSGGVGTSGMAPDAAEIQLKSPNWLFGQRKHTETIPTARVAPVENANEGNKDEANASLCGELNWLSSSAESCEEDIFRRYLAFTTADVENGWYGGTLIYDQDENSGAYKHYSELCQGAVMDPFENDPEKERHYAEALSVDLDISNDARVEAEMQAALDDYQIIGSDLSIIPSCRALAEDPSHLTRWIIGDEKLRVGTAQ